From a single Pseudoalteromonas nigrifaciens genomic region:
- the dinB gene encoding DNA polymerase IV — protein MKKFIHIDMDCFYAAVEMRDNPKLANVPLAIGGNSRRGVLSTANYIAREYGVRSAMSNYHAKQLCPDLVIVPGRMAVYKDVSTQIRAVFSRYTDLIEPLSLDEAYLDVTHSEQCKGSATLIAQQIRADIYNATGLTASAGIAPIKFIAKIASDENKPNGQFVVLPDQVDAFLAQLPLGKIPGVGKVTLEKLNLKGLYTGQDVRKKGVNWMQQHVGNFGVSLYQKCAGEHIGRVSTERVRKSLSVEHTYEYNKNSLQECLEQLPSLLEELTTRLNKQQLQNQVNKLSVKVKFANFVVTSADQAHQQLNSDIFSELLAKAYQRGLQQPVRLLGIGVGIKNQPQHNLQLSILDM, from the coding sequence ATGAAAAAGTTTATTCATATAGATATGGACTGCTTTTATGCGGCGGTCGAAATGCGCGACAACCCTAAACTTGCCAATGTACCACTAGCAATTGGTGGTAATAGTCGCCGTGGCGTACTCTCTACTGCAAATTACATTGCTCGGGAATATGGCGTGCGCTCGGCTATGTCTAACTATCATGCTAAGCAGTTATGCCCCGACTTAGTTATAGTGCCTGGGCGTATGGCTGTTTATAAAGACGTGTCGACGCAAATACGTGCCGTGTTTAGTCGCTATACAGATTTAATTGAACCCCTCTCTCTTGACGAAGCCTATTTAGATGTAACCCATAGTGAGCAGTGTAAAGGCAGCGCTACACTTATTGCGCAGCAAATTCGTGCTGATATTTATAATGCCACAGGGCTTACTGCCTCGGCTGGTATTGCGCCAATTAAATTTATTGCCAAAATAGCCAGTGACGAAAACAAACCCAATGGTCAGTTTGTAGTATTGCCCGATCAGGTTGATGCCTTTTTAGCACAGCTACCGCTGGGTAAAATTCCGGGGGTAGGTAAGGTCACGCTCGAAAAGCTTAACTTAAAAGGTTTGTATACAGGCCAAGATGTACGCAAAAAAGGCGTAAATTGGATGCAGCAACATGTAGGTAATTTTGGCGTGTCGTTATATCAAAAGTGCGCTGGTGAACACATAGGCCGGGTGTCTACTGAGCGCGTACGTAAATCGCTAAGCGTTGAGCATACTTATGAGTACAATAAAAATAGTTTACAAGAATGCCTAGAACAACTTCCTTCACTGCTTGAGGAGTTAACCACTCGACTAAACAAGCAGCAGCTGCAAAATCAGGTAAATAAACTTAGTGTTAAAGTGAAATTTGCTAATTTTGTAGTGACCTCAGCCGATCAGGCGCATCAGCAATTAAATAGCGATATTTTTAGCGAACTATTAGCTAAAGCGTATCAACGCGGCTTACAGCAACCAGTGCGTTTGTTAGGTATTGGGGTAGGAATAAAGAATCAGCCGCAACACAATTTGCAGCTGAGCATACTTGATATGTAA
- a CDS encoding acyl-CoA thioesterase, translated as MQTFKDQHPIHTDITVAWGDMDALQHVNNVVYLRYFEIARIDFLNKINLFETISSKGIGPVISENTIRYKRPVTFPDTLTVGVTISDIKTDRFMMNYNVFSHAQNAITTTGTSQVVMFDFQTGKKSPITEPLLSAIQQYTQN; from the coding sequence ATGCAAACGTTTAAAGATCAACATCCTATTCATACTGATATTACTGTGGCATGGGGAGATATGGATGCCCTGCAACACGTAAATAATGTCGTTTATTTACGCTATTTTGAAATAGCTCGCATCGATTTTTTAAATAAAATAAATCTTTTTGAAACCATTAGCAGCAAAGGTATTGGCCCTGTGATCAGCGAAAACACCATTCGCTATAAACGCCCGGTTACTTTTCCCGATACTCTCACTGTAGGTGTCACCATTAGCGATATTAAAACAGATCGCTTTATGATGAACTACAACGTGTTTAGCCACGCGCAAAATGCCATTACCACTACGGGCACTTCGCAAGTCGTAATGTTTGACTTTCAAACTGGTAAAAAGTCGCCAATCACTGAGCCGCTTTTATCTGCTATACAGCAATATACCCAAAACTAA
- a CDS encoding aldo/keto reductase: MQYNPLGSSGVNVSRVCLGSMTWGLQNTQSDADQQIAYALEQGVNFIDTAEMYAVPPSPDTYGKTEQIIGNWLARNQDKRSDIVLATKIAGNGLEWIREGSNITRQTVIAAVDDSLKRLQTDYIDLYQLHWPNRATPHFAKQWPGMLKFTEVDTQQQTADMLDILEGLNDCVKAGKIKHCGLSDDTPWGVNQFLNLAKEHNLPRMVSIQNEFSLVHAKDWPYLIEQCVHEDIAYLPWSPLAAGSLTGKYLNGARPEGTRWTFMQRNGIFRDTPNAQQAIKQYVELAHAHNLTPAELALAWCNKVDGVTSTIIGATSMAQLKEDIGAFNLTLSDEILGAINRIFRQYPMPY, encoded by the coding sequence ATGCAATACAACCCACTAGGTAGCAGTGGTGTAAACGTCTCAAGGGTCTGCTTAGGTAGTATGACGTGGGGGTTACAAAACACGCAAAGCGATGCAGATCAGCAAATAGCTTATGCGCTTGAGCAAGGTGTTAACTTTATTGATACCGCCGAAATGTACGCTGTGCCGCCATCTCCCGACACCTACGGCAAAACAGAGCAAATTATTGGCAACTGGTTAGCGCGCAATCAAGATAAACGTAGCGACATAGTACTTGCCACTAAAATTGCCGGAAACGGTTTAGAGTGGATACGTGAAGGTAGCAATATTACCCGCCAAACAGTCATTGCCGCGGTTGATGATTCGCTTAAACGCTTGCAAACCGATTACATTGATTTATACCAACTACACTGGCCCAACCGCGCCACGCCACATTTTGCCAAACAATGGCCAGGAATGCTTAAATTTACCGAGGTAGATACGCAGCAACAAACTGCCGATATGCTCGATATATTAGAAGGTTTAAACGACTGCGTAAAAGCCGGAAAAATAAAACACTGTGGCCTTTCAGACGATACACCTTGGGGTGTTAACCAGTTTTTAAACTTAGCTAAAGAGCATAATTTACCGCGCATGGTGTCGATTCAAAACGAATTTAGCCTAGTACACGCCAAAGATTGGCCTTACTTAATAGAACAATGTGTACACGAAGATATTGCTTATTTACCTTGGTCACCATTGGCTGCGGGTTCATTAACCGGTAAATATTTAAACGGCGCACGCCCTGAAGGAACGCGTTGGACCTTTATGCAACGTAACGGTATTTTCCGCGATACGCCAAACGCACAACAAGCAATAAAGCAATACGTAGAACTTGCTCACGCCCATAATTTAACCCCTGCAGAACTTGCCCTAGCTTGGTGTAATAAAGTGGATGGCGTAACTTCTACTATTATTGGTGCCACGTCTATGGCGCAATTAAAAGAAGATATAGGCGCGTTTAACCTTACTTTAAGCGATGAAATTCTCGGCGCTATTAATCGTATTTTTAGACAATACCCTATGCCTTATTAA
- a CDS encoding fumarylacetoacetate hydrolase family protein: protein MQLVTLGCDNVLPSKVVCVGRNYTAHIAELNNELPEQMVLFNKPNSAIGTKLLAKHNKDVLHYETELCFVVKNSRLVGVGLGLDLTKREVQAKLKNKGLPWERAKAFDGSVLLTPFVELSEDMQHFSFELKINDQLIQQGNSDFMLHKPAQILAEISDFMYLEDGDVIMTGTPAGVGEVTAGSIFSVTLYANEQRILAHKWQAE from the coding sequence ATGCAGTTAGTAACATTGGGTTGTGACAACGTATTGCCCTCAAAAGTGGTGTGTGTAGGGCGTAATTACACCGCACACATTGCAGAGTTAAATAATGAACTGCCAGAGCAAATGGTGTTATTTAATAAGCCTAATAGTGCAATTGGTACTAAGTTGCTAGCAAAGCATAATAAGGATGTTTTACATTACGAAACCGAGCTTTGCTTTGTGGTAAAAAATAGTCGTTTAGTTGGCGTTGGCTTGGGGCTTGATTTAACCAAACGCGAAGTGCAGGCTAAGTTAAAAAACAAAGGCTTGCCGTGGGAGCGAGCAAAAGCGTTTGACGGCTCTGTGCTATTAACGCCGTTTGTTGAGCTTAGCGAGGACATGCAACATTTTAGCTTTGAGCTCAAAATAAACGATCAACTAATACAACAAGGTAATAGCGATTTTATGTTACATAAACCAGCGCAAATTTTAGCTGAAATTAGTGACTTTATGTACTTAGAAGATGGCGACGTGATAATGACCGGCACACCTGCAGGGGTTGGTGAAGTAACGGCGGGCAGTATATTTAGTGTCACGCTGTACGCCAATGAGCAACGTATATTAGCGCATAAATGGCAGGCCGAGTAA
- a CDS encoding hybrid sensor histidine kinase/response regulator: MSIKATKLLLVEDDEDDYILTSDYLEQLSSHTFEIEWVSDPKQAVKVLSENKHDICLLDYRLGASDGLSVLKQAIKNGFSGPIIMLTGQSNEALDSAALDAGAVDYLVKSEMTTSRFARAIRYALARRDVEGERLERLKAEAENRSKDRFLAHLSHELRTPLSSVLGYTELLMQSDFSKQAENELGVIYRNGKHLLSLLNDVLDLSKIAADKLELNCSDVNLDSLMADVFTLMRVSALDKGLSLRFESLQPLPLIVNIDATRLRQILINIINNAIKFTEQGEITLCAWTEFVSAREMLFFSIEDSGMGIAPEKQALIFKPFEQIADVESRAVGGAGLGLAICTELLNRMQGSIALDSAIGKGSKFIISLYPGNIKNVERSILRLDLTPNMQQKYAPCKVNGRVLVVDDLRDLRVLVGHMITSAGAKVDYAEHGKQALEKVRNAQQQGIDYDAIFMDIHMPIMGGKEATIELRKIGFEGAIIALTAATMKGIHNELSALGFNNVIAKPVDSNLLYQCLQDTLSKNNKTADVLIPPEVTHSNTRFLLVEDDADAAQITQLLLESLGVETQIASSYEHCLAILKADANYDKVLLDMNLPDGSGLDLANHIKQHYPKLKRVIVSGMEPDPVKIKQLEIEQVLLKPINLALLETLI; this comes from the coding sequence ACTAGCGATTATCTTGAGCAGCTCAGTTCCCATACATTTGAGATTGAGTGGGTTAGCGACCCTAAACAAGCAGTTAAAGTACTTAGTGAGAATAAGCATGACATTTGTCTGCTAGATTATCGCTTAGGTGCCTCAGATGGCTTAAGTGTATTAAAACAAGCAATAAAAAACGGCTTTAGTGGCCCAATAATTATGTTAACAGGGCAATCTAATGAAGCGTTAGATTCGGCTGCACTTGATGCCGGCGCTGTAGACTATTTAGTTAAAAGTGAAATGACCACTAGCCGCTTTGCGCGCGCAATACGTTATGCTTTAGCCCGTCGCGATGTTGAAGGTGAGCGACTCGAACGATTAAAAGCCGAAGCCGAAAACCGCTCGAAAGATCGCTTTTTAGCGCACTTAAGCCACGAACTACGTACCCCGCTGTCGTCGGTTTTAGGTTACACCGAATTATTAATGCAAAGCGACTTTAGTAAACAAGCCGAAAACGAGCTAGGTGTAATTTATCGCAATGGTAAACACTTATTAAGCTTACTTAATGACGTCCTCGATTTATCAAAAATAGCGGCCGATAAGCTTGAACTTAATTGCAGTGATGTAAATCTTGATAGCTTAATGGCTGACGTATTTACTTTAATGCGAGTGTCGGCGCTTGATAAGGGCTTGTCATTACGCTTTGAATCGCTGCAACCCTTGCCTTTAATCGTTAATATTGACGCAACTCGCCTTCGACAAATACTTATAAACATTATCAACAATGCAATTAAATTTACCGAGCAAGGCGAAATAACTCTTTGTGCTTGGACTGAGTTTGTTAGCGCCCGTGAAATGCTATTTTTTAGTATTGAAGACTCGGGCATGGGCATTGCCCCCGAAAAACAAGCGCTTATATTTAAACCGTTTGAACAAATAGCCGATGTTGAGTCGCGTGCAGTGGGCGGTGCAGGTTTAGGACTTGCTATTTGTACTGAGCTACTTAACAGAATGCAGGGCTCAATAGCCTTAGATTCAGCAATAGGCAAAGGCTCTAAATTTATTATTTCGCTCTATCCGGGCAATATTAAAAATGTAGAGCGTAGCATATTAAGGCTCGACTTAACCCCTAATATGCAGCAAAAATATGCACCATGTAAAGTTAATGGTAGGGTATTAGTGGTTGATGATTTACGTGATTTACGCGTTTTAGTTGGCCACATGATCACTTCTGCAGGAGCAAAAGTAGATTACGCTGAGCACGGTAAGCAAGCGCTTGAAAAAGTACGTAATGCCCAGCAACAAGGAATAGACTACGACGCTATTTTTATGGATATACATATGCCAATTATGGGCGGAAAAGAAGCCACCATAGAGCTTAGAAAAATTGGCTTTGAAGGCGCAATTATTGCCTTAACGGCAGCAACTATGAAAGGCATTCATAATGAGTTATCGGCATTAGGGTTTAATAATGTGATAGCAAAACCAGTCGATTCCAACTTACTGTATCAGTGCTTACAAGATACGCTTAGTAAAAATAATAAAACAGCAGATGTATTAATTCCCCCCGAAGTTACCCATAGTAATACCCGCTTTTTATTAGTAGAAGACGACGCCGATGCGGCGCAAATAACGCAACTTTTACTAGAAAGCTTAGGGGTTGAAACACAAATAGCAAGCAGTTATGAGCATTGTTTAGCCATACTTAAAGCAGACGCTAACTACGATAAAGTACTGCTAGATATGAACCTGCCCGACGGCAGTGGTTTAGATTTAGCAAACCATATAAAACAACATTATCCAAAATTAAAGCGCGTTATTGTTAGTGGTATGGAACCTGATCCAGTAAAAATTAAACAGCTTGAAATTGAGCAAGTGCTGCTTAAACCAATTAATTTAGCTTTGCTCGAAACACTTATTTAA